One Cohnella candidum genomic region harbors:
- the pcrA gene encoding DNA helicase PcrA yields the protein MFFEQVPQQDGIDIDAAVNKLNPRQREAAVATEGPLLIMAGAGSGKTRVLTHRIGYLIGKRIAAPWSILAITFTNKAAREMQERVSKLVGPSGRDIWVSTFHSMCVRILRKDIERIGFTSNFSILDSTDQLSVIRNVMKDQNIDTKKFEPKAVQAAISGAKNELLTPEKFEQRQGDYFQTIVAKVYKQYQRRLKSNNSLDFDDLIMSTIQLFQDVPDVLAFYQNKFRYIHVDEYQDTNRAQYMLCKLLADKHHNICVVGDSDQSIYRWRGADITNILNFESDYPEAKTILLEQNYRSTSTILDAANSVIKNNLGRKAKNLWTDKDGGDKIIVYQGDSEHEEGYFVAGEIRKNRQNHRRYGDHAILYRTNAQSRVIEEILIKSEIPYQIVGGIKFYDRKEIKDILGYLRLISNPDDDISLLRIVNVPKRGIGDTTMDKIQEEAQRYGISSYRLLSESLHELDITSRARAALYEFKDLIANLTQMVEYLSVTELTEKMLEMTGYRLELQRENTLESKSRLENIDEFLSVTQEFEKRSDDKSLVAFLTDLALIADIDSMNNQEDEDATDAVVLMTMHSAKGLEFPVVFIVGMEEGVFPGSRAFLDNDEMEEERRLAYVGITRAEQKLYLTCARMRLLYGRTNSNAPSRFLEEIPEKLKESVSPGGRLGSYGGYANRLGGSSGGNGFGSRGGGFSGGGFGARPAAGTGFGSAASAAAAGSSPAARPAPAMPKPAGSGDGLSVAAGDKVQHAKWGVGTVVAVKGTGNEMELQIAFPAPVGVKRLLAAFAPVTKI from the coding sequence ATGTTTTTTGAACAAGTTCCCCAGCAAGACGGAATCGACATAGATGCAGCGGTTAACAAACTGAATCCGAGGCAGAGGGAAGCCGCGGTCGCGACCGAAGGCCCCCTGCTCATCATGGCGGGAGCGGGAAGCGGCAAAACCCGCGTACTGACCCATCGGATCGGTTACCTCATCGGCAAACGCATCGCGGCGCCGTGGAGCATTTTGGCGATCACCTTCACCAACAAAGCCGCACGTGAGATGCAGGAGCGCGTCTCCAAGCTCGTCGGGCCTTCCGGCCGCGACATTTGGGTAAGCACGTTCCATTCCATGTGTGTCCGGATACTCCGCAAGGACATCGAACGGATCGGCTTCACGTCCAATTTCAGCATTTTGGATTCGACCGACCAGCTTTCCGTCATCCGCAACGTGATGAAAGACCAGAACATCGACACGAAGAAATTCGAGCCGAAAGCCGTGCAGGCGGCGATCAGCGGCGCGAAGAACGAGCTGCTGACGCCGGAGAAGTTCGAGCAGCGGCAAGGGGATTATTTTCAGACGATCGTCGCGAAGGTGTACAAGCAGTACCAGAGGAGACTCAAAAGCAACAACTCGCTCGACTTCGACGACCTGATCATGTCGACGATCCAGCTGTTTCAGGACGTTCCGGACGTGCTGGCTTTCTATCAAAACAAATTCCGCTATATTCACGTAGACGAATACCAGGATACGAACCGCGCGCAGTACATGCTTTGCAAATTGCTCGCCGATAAGCACCATAACATTTGCGTCGTCGGCGACAGCGACCAGTCGATCTACCGCTGGCGCGGCGCCGACATCACGAACATTCTCAACTTCGAGTCGGACTATCCCGAAGCCAAGACGATCCTGCTCGAACAGAACTACCGGTCGACCTCCACGATTCTCGACGCCGCCAACTCGGTCATCAAGAACAACCTGGGCCGCAAAGCCAAGAACCTGTGGACGGACAAGGACGGCGGGGACAAAATCATCGTCTACCAAGGCGATTCGGAGCACGAGGAAGGCTACTTCGTAGCCGGAGAGATTCGCAAAAACCGCCAGAACCACCGCCGTTACGGCGACCACGCGATTTTGTACCGGACGAACGCCCAGTCCCGCGTGATCGAGGAAATTTTGATCAAGTCGGAAATTCCGTACCAGATCGTCGGCGGCATCAAGTTCTATGACCGCAAAGAGATCAAGGACATTCTCGGTTACTTGCGGCTCATCTCCAACCCGGACGACGACATCAGCCTGCTGCGGATCGTCAATGTTCCCAAGCGCGGCATCGGCGACACGACGATGGATAAAATCCAGGAAGAGGCGCAGCGCTACGGCATCTCGTCTTATCGGCTGCTGAGCGAAAGTTTGCACGAGCTGGACATCACGTCCCGCGCAAGGGCGGCTTTGTACGAATTCAAGGATCTGATCGCGAATCTGACCCAGATGGTCGAGTACCTGTCCGTGACCGAATTGACCGAAAAAATGCTGGAGATGACCGGGTACCGGTTGGAGCTTCAACGCGAGAATACGCTGGAATCCAAATCCCGGTTGGAGAACATCGACGAATTCCTGTCCGTTACGCAGGAATTCGAGAAGCGCAGCGACGACAAATCGCTTGTCGCTTTCCTGACCGATTTGGCGCTGATCGCCGATATCGACTCGATGAACAATCAAGAGGACGAGGATGCGACCGACGCGGTCGTCCTCATGACGATGCACAGCGCCAAAGGGCTGGAGTTCCCCGTGGTGTTCATCGTGGGCATGGAGGAAGGAGTATTCCCGGGCAGCCGGGCGTTCCTCGACAACGACGAGATGGAGGAAGAGCGGCGTCTCGCGTACGTAGGCATCACCCGGGCGGAGCAGAAGCTTTATTTGACCTGCGCCCGAATGCGGCTGCTGTATGGCCGGACGAACAGCAATGCTCCTTCGCGGTTTTTGGAGGAGATTCCGGAGAAGTTGAAGGAATCCGTCTCTCCGGGCGGCCGTCTCGGGTCCTACGGCGGCTATGCGAATCGGCTGGGCGGCAGCTCGGGCGGCAACGGATTTGGCTCACGCGGAGGCGGATTTTCCGGAGGCGGCTTCGGCGCGCGACCGGCCGCGGGAACGGGATTCGGATCGGCGGCCTCTGCGGCCGCAGCAGGATCCTCGCCGGCGGCGCGTCCCGCACCGGCGATGCCGAAACCGGCCGGAAGCGGCGACGGGCTCAGCGTTGCGGCCGGCGATAAGGTGCAGCACGCCAAATGGGGCGTCGGCACCGTCGTCGCCGTCAAAGGAACGGGCAACGAAATGGAGCTGCAGATCGCGTTCCCCGCGCCGGTCGGCGTCAAACGCCTGCTTGCTGCGTTTGCTCCCGTTACGAAGATATAA
- a CDS encoding S1C family serine protease, producing MIKRHRRRYITALFLTLALSAGSTVSAATAVSSGVSLDATVIKGEVYVKASSLVAQLGGTGTYDKSSKKYTYNPDSLVPEVVKRVSPSVVAIIGKPDDANADNRFSLAHGTGVIVKSDGWIVTNAHVVQDMKRIVVVTADGKEFEGTRKQMDVTSDLALVKIDAKGLKPATFAPSPLKVQVGESVIAIGTPVSFSLRNTATVGVLSGMNRSVSSYYNLLQTDAAINPGNSGGPLLNLKGEIIGINSMKFVDVDIDSMGFAIPADTVQYVLNNFYKYGKVKRASLGIDLEESWSAVIGLPTEDPMTVTALSSPNAEKAGIRVGDQLYAVAGKQVSTMVELNELLKAYLPDQKVTVTLLSDGDLVNREVTLSASLAQ from the coding sequence TTGATCAAACGGCATCGCAGAAGATACATCACGGCCCTGTTTTTGACCCTGGCGTTATCCGCAGGAAGCACGGTTTCCGCGGCGACCGCCGTATCCAGCGGCGTTTCGCTGGATGCCACGGTCATTAAGGGAGAGGTTTACGTCAAGGCTTCCTCGTTGGTCGCCCAGCTGGGCGGCACCGGAACCTATGACAAATCTTCGAAGAAGTACACGTACAACCCGGATTCTTTGGTGCCGGAAGTCGTGAAACGCGTATCTCCCTCGGTCGTGGCGATCATCGGCAAGCCGGACGACGCGAACGCGGACAATCGCTTTTCCCTCGCTCACGGGACGGGCGTCATCGTGAAAAGCGACGGCTGGATCGTGACGAACGCGCATGTCGTGCAGGACATGAAGCGCATCGTGGTCGTCACCGCGGACGGGAAGGAATTCGAAGGCACGCGCAAACAAATGGACGTCACGAGCGATCTGGCTCTCGTGAAGATCGATGCCAAAGGGCTGAAACCGGCGACATTCGCACCCTCGCCGCTGAAGGTACAGGTGGGAGAATCCGTGATCGCCATTGGCACGCCGGTTTCATTCTCGCTGAGAAATACCGCGACGGTCGGCGTCTTGAGCGGCATGAACCGTTCGGTCTCGTCATACTACAACCTGCTTCAGACGGACGCCGCCATCAATCCGGGCAACAGCGGAGGCCCGCTTCTTAATCTGAAGGGCGAGATTATCGGCATCAATTCGATGAAGTTCGTGGACGTGGATATCGACAGCATGGGTTTCGCGATTCCGGCCGATACCGTGCAATATGTTCTCAACAATTTTTATAAATACGGCAAAGTAAAGCGGGCTTCCCTCGGTATCGATCTGGAGGAAAGCTGGTCGGCCGTCATCGGACTGCCGACGGAAGACCCGATGACCGTGACGGCCCTGTCGTCACCGAATGCCGAGAAGGCGGGCATCCGGGTAGGCGATCAGTTGTATGCCGTCGCCGGAAAACAAGTATCGACGATGGTGGAACTCAATGAATTGCTGAAAGCTTATTTGCCTGACCAGAAGGTGACGGTCACCCTGTTGTCCGACGGGGATTTGGTGAACCGCGAAGTGACGCTCTCGGCAAGTTTGGCTCAATAA
- a CDS encoding DUF3656 domain-containing U32 family peptidase, translating to MTDLAAKRREDMELLAPAGDWECLRAAVANGADAIFFGVEKFNARARAHNFQSNELPEIMKFLHRYGVKGFLTFNILVFEDELPEARKVVEACIDAGVDAVIVQDLGLVRMIREISPDFPIHGSTQMTITSPEAVEFVKPWNLERVVLGRENNLKQIRQIGEQAKLPMEVFVHGALCVSYSGQCLTSEMWGGRSANRGECAQACRLPYDLMVDGVHQPMGDIAYLLSPKDLAAVELVPELIQAGVTSFKIEGRLKSPEYVANVVSKYRKAIDKYFEGDESDPSREEMRELQQSFSRGFTHGFLEGTNNKQLVEGTFPKSRGVYLGRVEKILRDGVVCSLDAPLKRGDGIVFDAGDPTKKEEGGRVYDIRRSGVKLEGEAPEGDRIEIVCGRNDVDLTRVHEGDRIWKTSDPALDRRLRSTFETEKPYRTFGVAVSVFGQEGSPMRTIWTDTAKGTTVAVESEMPLERAEKRPLGHEVLSEQLGRLGGTLFHLERLDVSLKGDVIVPMRELNRMRREAAEQLERLREQPPVYVKHAVDEFADAGTPADRPEADDVRLTVLCRNLEQVQAAVKTDAAMIYADFEFIKQFPDAIAACREAGKPIALATPRIHMPGENGYHRNILKLKPDAVLVRNTGALYFYLKERMENPDADHPQLIGDFSLNVANHKTVNLFREAGLDWVTPSYDLNIQQMYDMLSRTDTSRLEVVIHQHMPMFHTEHCVYCTFMSEGTDYTNCGRPCEQKRASLQDRIGMSHPVRVDEGCRNTVYNAIEQSGSEYLDTFLDLGVRSYRVEFLEENADKVREVLTLYRSAIDGRIGGSEVWRKLKAINQLGVTRGQLIKK from the coding sequence ATGACAGACCTAGCCGCGAAGCGGCGTGAAGATATGGAGCTGCTGGCTCCGGCCGGAGATTGGGAATGCCTGCGTGCCGCCGTGGCCAACGGCGCGGACGCGATTTTCTTCGGCGTCGAGAAGTTCAATGCCCGGGCTCGAGCCCACAATTTCCAGAGCAACGAGCTGCCGGAAATCATGAAGTTTCTTCACCGATATGGGGTGAAGGGCTTCTTGACCTTCAATATCCTCGTCTTCGAGGACGAGCTCCCCGAAGCGCGGAAGGTTGTAGAAGCTTGCATCGACGCAGGCGTGGACGCGGTGATCGTGCAGGACCTCGGTTTGGTGCGAATGATCCGCGAGATTTCCCCGGATTTCCCGATTCACGGCTCGACGCAAATGACGATCACGTCACCCGAAGCGGTGGAGTTCGTGAAGCCATGGAACCTGGAGCGGGTCGTGCTCGGCCGCGAAAACAACCTGAAGCAAATCCGGCAGATCGGCGAGCAAGCGAAGCTGCCGATGGAAGTGTTCGTGCACGGAGCGCTGTGCGTTTCCTATTCGGGCCAGTGCCTCACCTCCGAAATGTGGGGCGGCCGCTCGGCGAACCGGGGCGAATGCGCGCAGGCGTGCCGTTTGCCGTACGATCTGATGGTGGACGGCGTTCATCAGCCTATGGGAGACATCGCTTACCTGCTGTCGCCTAAGGACCTCGCAGCCGTCGAGCTTGTGCCGGAACTGATTCAAGCGGGCGTCACTTCGTTCAAAATCGAAGGCCGCTTGAAAAGCCCGGAGTACGTGGCGAACGTGGTAAGCAAATACCGCAAGGCGATCGATAAGTACTTCGAAGGCGACGAATCCGATCCGAGCCGCGAAGAAATGCGGGAGCTTCAGCAAAGCTTCTCACGCGGGTTCACGCATGGATTCCTGGAAGGCACCAACAACAAGCAGCTCGTCGAAGGTACGTTTCCGAAGAGCCGCGGCGTCTACCTTGGACGCGTGGAGAAAATCCTTCGCGACGGCGTCGTCTGCAGCCTCGACGCTCCGCTGAAACGGGGAGACGGCATCGTGTTCGACGCCGGGGATCCGACGAAGAAGGAAGAGGGCGGGCGCGTTTACGATATCCGGCGAAGCGGCGTGAAGCTGGAAGGGGAAGCCCCGGAAGGCGACCGCATCGAAATCGTCTGCGGACGCAACGACGTCGACCTGACCCGGGTGCATGAAGGCGACCGCATCTGGAAGACGAGCGATCCGGCACTGGACCGCCGTCTCCGCTCGACGTTCGAGACGGAGAAGCCTTATCGTACATTCGGCGTGGCCGTGTCGGTGTTCGGCCAGGAAGGCTCGCCGATGCGCACGATCTGGACCGACACCGCCAAAGGCACGACCGTGGCGGTAGAATCCGAAATGCCGCTGGAGCGGGCGGAGAAGCGCCCTCTCGGCCATGAAGTGCTGAGCGAGCAGCTCGGACGTCTGGGCGGAACGCTGTTCCATCTCGAGCGGCTGGACGTTTCGCTTAAAGGGGACGTCATTGTTCCGATGCGGGAACTGAACCGGATGCGGCGGGAAGCCGCGGAGCAACTGGAACGGCTGCGGGAACAACCGCCGGTTTACGTGAAGCACGCCGTCGACGAATTCGCGGACGCCGGTACGCCCGCTGACCGTCCGGAAGCGGACGACGTCCGGCTGACGGTGCTGTGCCGGAACCTCGAACAAGTACAAGCCGCGGTGAAAACCGACGCGGCCATGATCTACGCCGATTTCGAGTTCATCAAGCAGTTCCCGGACGCCATCGCCGCTTGCCGCGAGGCGGGCAAGCCGATCGCTCTCGCGACGCCCCGCATCCACATGCCGGGCGAGAACGGCTACCATCGGAATATCCTCAAGCTGAAGCCGGATGCCGTGCTTGTCCGCAACACGGGCGCGCTTTACTTCTACTTGAAGGAACGGATGGAGAACCCGGATGCGGACCATCCGCAGTTGATCGGCGATTTCTCGCTGAACGTCGCCAACCACAAAACGGTCAATCTGTTCCGGGAAGCCGGGTTGGATTGGGTTACGCCTTCCTACGACTTGAACATCCAGCAGATGTACGACATGCTGAGCCGGACGGATACGTCCCGGTTGGAGGTCGTCATCCACCAGCACATGCCGATGTTCCATACCGAGCACTGCGTGTACTGCACGTTCATGAGCGAAGGGACCGACTACACGAACTGCGGACGCCCATGCGAGCAGAAACGCGCGTCCCTGCAGGACCGGATCGGCATGTCGCATCCGGTGCGGGTGGACGAAGGCTGCCGCAACACGGTATACAACGCCATCGAGCAGTCGGGCTCGGAATATTTGGACACGTTCCTCGATTTGGGCGTCCGGTCGTACCGGGTGGAATTTTTGGAGGAAAACGCGGACAAGGTCCGCGAGGTGCTCACGCTGTACCGTTCCGCGATCGACGGTCGGATCGGCGGCTCGGAGGTGTGGCGCAAGCTGAAAGCCATTAACCAGCTCGGCGTCACGCGCGGGCAATTGATCAAGAAATAA
- a CDS encoding stalk domain-containing protein translates to MKNKIVAFALILSLLFAFALPAQAEQAATLDIKLKIGSKQMTVNGTASTITAPYLTGKTPMVPLAVITKALGAKLALKGAKTMTLTYLKHTVVATIDSKSATFDGKKITLPAAPVSKNNVTMVPTQVIEGLGAKVVYASSTKEIRITVAAAPAGSNPGAGSVIDSDAGKSKIGDSYYSWSMNYPTGLVQDYQSDNGDTLIFRDIKKEYYLGIFVTAAKDPMSPEDKRTELYKHLEGDETVVDKQSLPGPVWPYEKITTKMKDGFYYEFRGLQYNGYFYAVIYGKKASSIAELRKETGILDSFKPIFDSTDKSLKNLAKVIGQTKTLTNKEYGFSVSLPKEWSMDADSTTPYATTEDEDAYLWMDVTSLVAGDTVDAWVDRRNAKFEQTFITEYRKPTEKSDVVWNGIPAKMLKMSYSFDTQTWWEEYEIFAIQGNYRYYTEFAYPVNKKDANFPLLQSILNTMKVDFKVIENNFGNIPDENDIRDLTQTSVKTSTKYKYSVTVPKNWLLLNADMEQQVTGFRFSGGSFAVFAYDVPDPQSTMEAARQSILDKYSGKDKIKIVEDTRVTFAGKPAIKLVLEDTTNMDKSPNRETSYMFENNGTVYVVEGLYYLANGTDFIKKQLETAMNSFTLNG, encoded by the coding sequence ATGAAAAACAAAATCGTGGCTTTCGCCCTCATCCTCTCCCTTTTATTCGCGTTCGCATTGCCCGCCCAAGCGGAGCAGGCGGCGACTCTCGACATTAAACTCAAAATCGGAAGCAAACAAATGACGGTGAACGGCACCGCCTCCACCATTACGGCCCCTTATCTGACGGGAAAGACGCCGATGGTCCCTCTGGCCGTCATTACGAAAGCGCTCGGGGCCAAGCTGGCTCTTAAAGGCGCGAAAACGATGACGCTGACCTATCTCAAGCATACGGTGGTCGCCACCATCGACAGCAAATCCGCTACCTTCGACGGGAAGAAAATCACGCTCCCCGCCGCCCCGGTATCGAAAAACAATGTCACGATGGTTCCGACCCAGGTGATCGAAGGTCTTGGAGCGAAAGTCGTATATGCTTCTTCGACCAAGGAAATCCGGATCACCGTGGCGGCAGCCCCGGCCGGATCGAATCCGGGAGCGGGTTCGGTCATCGACAGCGACGCCGGCAAATCCAAGATCGGGGACAGCTACTACTCCTGGTCGATGAACTACCCGACCGGTTTGGTTCAGGATTATCAATCCGATAATGGAGATACCCTGATCTTCCGCGATATCAAAAAAGAGTATTACTTGGGGATTTTCGTCACGGCAGCGAAAGATCCGATGTCCCCGGAAGATAAACGCACCGAGCTCTACAAGCACTTGGAAGGCGACGAAACGGTCGTAGATAAACAAAGCCTTCCGGGCCCGGTATGGCCGTATGAAAAAATAACGACCAAGATGAAAGACGGGTTCTACTACGAATTCCGCGGGCTCCAGTACAACGGCTATTTCTATGCCGTCATTTACGGGAAGAAGGCATCGAGTATCGCGGAGCTGCGGAAAGAAACCGGCATTCTGGACAGCTTCAAGCCGATCTTCGACAGCACGGACAAGTCGCTGAAAAATCTGGCCAAAGTCATCGGCCAAACGAAAACCCTGACAAACAAAGAGTACGGCTTTTCCGTTTCACTGCCGAAGGAATGGAGCATGGACGCGGATTCCACGACTCCATACGCGACGACGGAGGACGAGGATGCCTATCTGTGGATGGACGTCACTTCTCTCGTGGCCGGCGATACGGTAGATGCATGGGTCGACCGCAGGAATGCGAAATTTGAACAGACGTTCATTACGGAATACCGCAAGCCGACCGAGAAGAGCGATGTCGTCTGGAACGGCATTCCGGCCAAAATGCTCAAGATGTCCTACTCCTTTGATACCCAAACGTGGTGGGAGGAGTACGAGATTTTCGCGATCCAAGGCAACTACCGGTACTACACGGAATTCGCTTATCCGGTGAACAAGAAGGACGCCAATTTCCCGTTGCTCCAGTCGATCCTCAATACGATGAAAGTCGATTTTAAAGTCATTGAGAACAATTTCGGGAATATACCGGACGAGAACGATATACGGGATCTGACCCAAACTTCCGTGAAGACCAGTACCAAATACAAATACAGCGTGACGGTACCGAAAAACTGGCTGCTGCTGAACGCCGACATGGAACAGCAGGTTACGGGCTTCAGGTTTAGCGGCGGCAGCTTCGCCGTATTCGCGTACGATGTCCCGGATCCGCAAAGTACGATGGAGGCAGCCCGTCAATCGATTCTGGATAAGTATTCGGGGAAAGACAAAATCAAGATCGTCGAAGACACTCGGGTTACTTTTGCCGGCAAACCGGCGATCAAGTTGGTCCTCGAGGATACCACCAACATGGATAAGTCGCCGAACCGGGAAACCTCCTATATGTTCGAAAATAACGGAACCGTCTATGTCGTAGAAGGCCTTTATTATTTGGCCAACGGCACCGATTTCATCAAAAAGCAGCTGGAGACGGCGATGAACTCGTTTACCCTGAACGGATAA
- a CDS encoding heptaprenylglyceryl phosphate synthase codes for MVPSFYSGWRHVFKLDPDRDIGDEALEAICLSGTDAILVGGSSGVTFDNTVELLSRVRRYELPCALELSDASVGVPGFDGYFVPMVLNAANPEWIIGHHAEALKTFGHLIPWESVVGEAYLVLNPDSTVARVTEATTSLNEDQAVAYSQVADRLWNVPVLYVEYSGTFGDMALLQRISSSLRQAHLFYGGGIDGPDKARQAAEAARTVVVGNVVYSDLAAALETVHAVKGSS; via the coding sequence ATGGTTCCCTCTTTTTACAGCGGTTGGAGACATGTGTTCAAGCTCGATCCGGACCGGGACATCGGCGACGAGGCGCTCGAGGCGATTTGCCTGTCGGGCACGGACGCCATCCTGGTCGGCGGGTCGAGCGGCGTTACTTTCGATAATACGGTGGAACTGCTTTCGCGTGTTCGCCGATACGAGCTGCCGTGCGCGCTTGAATTGTCGGACGCGTCCGTCGGCGTTCCCGGCTTCGACGGCTATTTCGTTCCGATGGTGCTGAACGCGGCCAACCCGGAGTGGATCATCGGGCATCATGCCGAAGCATTGAAAACCTTTGGGCACCTAATACCGTGGGAATCCGTGGTCGGGGAAGCGTATTTGGTGCTCAACCCAGACTCCACCGTCGCCCGCGTCACGGAAGCGACCACCTCACTCAACGAGGACCAAGCTGTCGCCTACAGCCAAGTGGCCGACCGGCTGTGGAACGTCCCGGTTCTGTACGTGGAGTACAGCGGTACCTTCGGCGATATGGCGTTGCTTCAGCGGATCTCCTCAAGTTTGCGTCAGGCTCATCTGTTTTACGGCGGCGGCATCGACGGCCCGGACAAAGCGCGTCAAGCGGCGGAAGCGGCCCGGACGGTCGTGGTCGGCAACGTCGTCTACTCCGATCTGGCCGCAGCGCTCGAGACGGTTCATGCCGTTAAAGGTTCATCCTGA
- a CDS encoding DUF817 domain-containing protein gives MALFIRRLTIFAWQQALCCIFPVILFAAMAVTKVVEIPYFHRYDLILLICIIAQAGMLISGLETKDELKVITMFHLIGLGLELFKVQMGSWSYPGEAWSKIYGVPLYSGFMYASVASYICQAWRRFDLRFENWPNGVLTTGMAVLIYANFFTHHLLPDLRWVLIAALFFLFPKSTVRFTVDGHHYRMPLLLSFLLVAFFIWVAENISTLLGAFQYPHQADRWSLVHLGKWNSWFLLVIISVIIVVQLKDLKRRIGEPEA, from the coding sequence ATGGCGCTATTCATCCGAAGATTAACGATATTCGCCTGGCAGCAGGCGTTGTGCTGCATTTTTCCGGTGATCCTGTTCGCCGCGATGGCCGTCACGAAGGTCGTCGAAATTCCGTACTTCCACCGATACGACCTCATTTTACTGATCTGTATCATCGCCCAGGCCGGCATGTTGATCTCCGGGCTCGAAACGAAAGACGAATTGAAGGTCATTACGATGTTCCACCTGATCGGGCTCGGCCTCGAGTTGTTTAAGGTGCAGATGGGGTCTTGGTCATACCCCGGCGAGGCCTGGTCGAAAATCTATGGCGTTCCCCTATACAGCGGCTTCATGTACGCCAGCGTAGCGAGCTACATCTGCCAGGCTTGGCGGAGATTCGATCTGCGATTCGAGAATTGGCCGAACGGCGTCTTGACGACGGGGATGGCCGTGCTCATTTACGCGAACTTTTTCACGCACCACCTCTTGCCGGATTTGCGCTGGGTTTTAATCGCCGCGCTGTTTTTCCTTTTTCCGAAATCGACGGTTCGGTTTACGGTGGACGGCCATCACTATCGAATGCCGTTGCTGCTCTCCTTCTTGCTGGTGGCTTTCTTCATCTGGGTGGCCGAAAATATTTCGACGCTGCTCGGGGCTTTCCAATATCCTCATCAAGCCGATAGATGGAGCCTTGTGCACTTGGGCAAATGGAACTCATGGTTTCTCCTCGTCATCATCAGCGTCATTATCGTCGTCCAATTGAAAGACCTGAAACGCCGCATAGGCGAACCCGAGGCGTAA
- the galU gene encoding UTP--glucose-1-phosphate uridylyltransferase GalU, whose amino-acid sequence MKIRKAIIPAAGLGTRFLPATKAMPKEMLPIIDKPAIQYIVEEAVASGIEDILIVTGKGKRAIEDHFDSYYELEQILGRQGKLELLSEVRKATELTDIHYIRQKEPKGLGHAIWCARKFIGSEPFAVLLGDDIVQSDVPCLKQMMDVYDRVQGSILAVQNVSDREVSRYGIVDPAPGVVEEGVLRVQGVVEKPAKEQAPSNVAVMGRYILTPAIFDLLETQNTGAGGEIQLTDAISRLLQDEPVFAYHFEGTRYDTGEKLGYLKTIIDFALERQDLKDAVRSYLTAKLNEAE is encoded by the coding sequence ATGAAGATTCGCAAGGCCATCATTCCCGCGGCGGGGCTCGGCACGCGCTTTCTGCCGGCGACCAAAGCCATGCCGAAGGAAATGCTGCCGATCATCGATAAACCCGCCATCCAATATATCGTGGAAGAAGCGGTGGCATCCGGCATCGAAGATATCCTGATCGTGACGGGGAAGGGCAAACGCGCGATCGAGGATCATTTCGACAGCTATTACGAACTGGAGCAGATTTTGGGACGGCAGGGGAAGCTGGAACTGTTGTCGGAAGTCCGCAAGGCGACCGAGTTGACGGACATACACTATATCCGTCAAAAGGAACCCAAAGGGCTCGGCCATGCGATCTGGTGCGCCCGCAAATTCATCGGCAGCGAGCCGTTCGCCGTCCTGCTCGGGGACGACATCGTGCAGTCGGACGTTCCGTGCCTGAAGCAGATGATGGACGTGTACGACCGGGTGCAGGGGTCGATTCTGGCGGTTCAGAACGTTTCGGATCGCGAAGTATCGCGCTACGGGATCGTGGATCCGGCCCCGGGTGTCGTGGAAGAGGGCGTGCTTCGGGTGCAGGGCGTCGTGGAGAAACCGGCGAAGGAACAGGCGCCGTCGAACGTCGCGGTCATGGGCCGATATATTTTGACGCCGGCGATTTTCGATCTGCTGGAAACGCAAAACACCGGAGCGGGCGGCGAAATCCAGCTGACCGACGCGATCTCGCGCTTGCTGCAGGACGAGCCGGTCTTTGCCTACCACTTCGAGGGTACCCGGTACGACACGGGCGAGAAGCTCGGCTACTTGAAGACGATCATCGACTTCGCGCTCGAGCGCCAGGATTTGAAGGACGCGGTGCGGAGCTACCTGACGGCCAAGCTGAACGAAGCTGAATAG